One Perca flavescens isolate YP-PL-M2 chromosome 16, PFLA_1.0, whole genome shotgun sequence genomic window, gacatacttttcTATGACTgatgtaatgggaaaaattacatttaagcctaattccttatatttttatgttttatttgtactttaattctctcacaaatgctgaaagaatttatctcatttcccacatgcagattttgattctaactttgtgagacatccagtctggaacataatgtgagcactgttagcctgaaccgataaaggtacaaggtcaccctaaaactatctctagttttcccatgccagttaagatgtaactggggcgGTGAAAGTCgtagagggaggaggaggtgagatggctccgagatgtctcttgtatttcttgattgtcttcatgtgtatcagattgcctgtaaaaattgtagcgtcataataatccaagtgcgtgtgtgctgtcactctgaagatgcatggtaatggtgttctgttcactcatttgagaaactgactccacactgggctgcggccttttgtgaaatcatgctgctcctatttgcaaatatatactttggttaataaaatacaaaaacccaacttggttttagtctcagtctgtcttatttatttcaatttactaaactctgaaaacctctacccctgctgcaaaggaaacttccactacactCATCTCATCTacttcttttttcaacatactatactatgactttttatcacttttttttcgacctactatactatgaattttttcgacatactatagtatgactttttcacttttgttgcaTGCCCATACAAGGTGCTCTAAGAGCAGTATTAGAATTTATGCAGCAAAAATGCACTAAGAGCAGCCAATAATTTTGTTGCATGTAGCTAGCATGTAGCTATTACAAGATGCCCTGAGAGCAGCAAGAATTCCGCAGCAAAAATGTCCCTAGACCTATCATAAGGTGCAATGAGAGCAGTGTAACTTGCTATTATAGCCAGTAAAAGTTACACGTCATCAGACTAAGGTAATTAATAGAATATAAGCTAACATTAGGTATGATCCTGTCATTTCttagagctagctagctaatgttgtGAGCTTGATACgacatgaaaatcactcacctttCAGCGAAATTCGacattttgaaaccaaaataggtgacctacgtgaatcgtgtaattctatgagaaaatgtttaaggtgtgtgtgtgtgtgtgtgtgtgtgtgtgtgtgtgtgtgtgtgggggggcggTTAAGTACCTGATTTCTGgcgtatgactattttagaaaaataaataaatgaaaaagtccacatgggatttcTTTTGATCTGCtggatttaaccaatcatcgaacttTCACATACCAATGAAAcaagttctagccaatcagatgcaaagtagggcgggtctttgccgaaatgtGAGAGTGCGGTGCTggtgtggtctccgtggtaacgcggctaaaaaaaattaaggcaaagtttatcaaacttgcAGCATGCAGatacagctttagttgagaaagtagttaaaaacaaatggcgctgggcatgaatagtggacaagaggaaaagggtggagacgggaagccgttTAGCACCTGGTCCTCAAATtgagggagccgggtgcttgcttctgcagcgcatgttcaAGGAAGACACGGCAACAGCAGTAAGACAGGGCttgctagtcacaaagcttcggtccatgcactctgtcatacgagtacgttaccggcaaTGACCGCTACCGCTACCACTGCAACTGCGACTGTTCCTTtactgaccgaccgtgatacaaacaatacgtgtTTGCACGTACATAGCGGAAttagcatggcaggtatttgaacataacggccttgtcccagagtctaGACGTATAGttagctatatgaaaagataaacaatacgtttttaataaatgtaaataaagcagctaatgtcaacatggacaaaatcatgaatgtactaattcacttttttgatgatgacctggccaaggtagtaaagtttagtttttacAATGATTCAtacctttttcacccctgacccgttTTCATGCCTGTTACTTAcattaattagctagctagttaaatAACAGTTTGATGGAAAAACAAACTTTACTTTAATCCAAATACTTTAATATCTtgatattttctaatatagttCAACATAAAACATACCATTACCATTGACTGCAACAATCTCCTTTTGTTTGGGAAGAGTGATGTCTCCtgagcatagacagtatataatgaaCCAAAAGAccccattgctctggacggagaccagtgaaggctattagaagcacttttccggtgatcgctagctttactgcgcagcctccaactgacagagacaacgtaaatgtgacgtgagcaacgtgtctgaaagttgtaagtcttctggtagctgtgccaagagaaatctcaaacattcccaatcttacagagacggagtgCTTAGGTATacgtaaggagataacatgggcacaggctaattactgatcactaacatgctagttaacattagtaattaaacctaaacagctaatgtaagtcgaaactgcctgagagcttctcctgtactatacggtaattcctctactgtgagacagtaagtcgcgtggttatgacacaatcataacaagcctatttttacaaaaatgtctgctacggagccataacgtaagatacaaggtaatggagccttctatacattgtcgtgtttctttagaactaaacaatggacaaatagagtctttaaatggttcagatgtaaagttatttgctgtcaaagtggcgccaaagtGTATGCTAGTcggtggaatgctaacgggaggtgatctttTTGTAACgtcaaaatggcaccataggaggttcgagttctgaagcgaagcttacccccttgctccTGAGTCCTGAGAAAAAATTGTCCCGCCTCCTGCTGTCGCTGATTGGACGGCTGAGAGAACCAATAAAATTCAATGCCGGCCTTAGAGCATATTTCAATGACTAAAAGTTCAACGTGCCCATTTCCACCTGCCGTTTCAGGTGGTACATATGCCTATGTACCACAGTGGCTGACCATCAGCCACTTTTCTATCTCGGCACTATTGGCTGGAAGTGTGGGGTGGCTGATAGCTACCGCAAAAGAGGAGAAACATACACACTTTTATTAATCCATAGTTGTCTTAATTACATGGCATGGATCACCTTGTTTTGCTCTGAGTTGGAGAGTGTGTGAACTCTTTGGCTTCACGGAGAGGACAGGACTTCTGGAGAGCTGCATGCAGCCATAGCTAATGTTAAGCTATGTTAGCTATTGACGGTCAGTAAATACCTCCAAGTGTAACGTTAGGCTGGCAGAAATGTCTCGTTCTCTATCTCCACTTGTGAAGTAGGCTAACTAAAGTGATATAACTTATTACATTTAGGTTGAGAAATtagctttgccagaccctcctccaaagcacgctgaaggagggtctggctactccacatagcattaggggatgggaggaaaacatgctctggtttaatggcatttatttaaaacaatcagaatgggcggcgctaaactcAGCATgttgccgctgcaaaatagttgtgcgagataaaactcagattgaccagatagtctagctagctgtgtcaatttaccctgtagagatctgaggagcagtcaaaaaTTGTCCTCATTAATCCATCGAATttcaaattccaacacaaaaaaagtggaaggaaatggaaaatacatgcatctggcggaattccctgcggcaccggagcaatcccggaagtgtaacgtcaaggatatagactaagtaATTAGTAAAGTAATTGAATACATTTTCAATGAATAGTGTAATGAATAAATGGACATAAATCAAAGTGATCTGCTTCTTCAAAACTATGTGGTTTGATTCGATTTGATCTAGTCTGGCAACATTAGCAAACAACTTTGGATCATCTATTGTATTCAATTTTCAAAGAATTCAAAACATGTCTTGTCTCATCATTACTCATTACTGTCATAAATTGTCTCCTCTGACTGTTAAGAGCCACACAAGCCTTCTGGTTGACCTCTGACTGTGGTTTGTGCAATTAGCAGAATCAATGCCAGACATATGATTCAAACAGATATAAAGTCATTTGCAGCTTCTAGAAATTTATGCAGAGGTAAAAGAGATAAAACTGCAAAGAACAAAGCATGCAAGTCCAAGGCAGGAATCATAAAATCATTTAACAGCGGTGCACATATTCAAGGCCTACATTAGTGCACATTAACCACAGAGTTAGTGATAAGTCACATAGGGAATGACTGACAGTGCAACAAGTTATCATCTGTGGTTTAAGCATTTATTAACCATGTCCAAAAAATACGTAATTTTCCTCAGTAAGAGCAGATATGACTAGAAGTTGAATGGGCAATAAAATAAACCACTTATATTTTCAGCAGAAACAACAGTGATCCACCAGAGGGAAGCAAAGAGACTAAAACAGTGTTCTGTTTAATTCACAACCCTTCTTCCCTGAgatgtttttattcattaacaCTTAAAACAACATACCGTATATGTGCATATATTTAAATGACAGCACTCGTGGACTTTGAGCAGAGAACGGCTTATGTAGAATGAATACAGTACCATACTTCCATCTTGTACTTACTAACCCACATCTGTTATTTATTACAGGTAAGTAAGAGGCATTTTGTGATCTCTGTTTGCTCCTATTATGCTTACAATCACAAAAAGCAACAGTAAAGATAAGGAAGAAAACTCATAGTTAACACTGGAAGACCTACAACTTTGCAGGCGGTCGTATGGGGTAAATGTGGAGCAAATAGATGTGTAAATATTTATGCACAATATTTATGTGTTTTGAGTGTAACATGTAAACCAAAATTAAAGATTATATCCTGAAAAAGGTTTACACCCGATCTGGCTGTACATTCATGAAATATTTGTAAGAGTTTTAGACAGGCACATACAAAATATATCTTATGTCATGGAGGAGTTCAGTAGCCATACACgacatacatacagtaataattatacagtatagaaaggcctcttggttttattttataggGTTGTGGGAAACAGTTAATGTGGTCTAAACTACATTTCTGTAAAATCCTGTCACCTAAATATAAATTATCCAAGAACATTTGGGGCCAGTCGAGTTTCTTTAACCGTAAAAACCATGAAGGAAAACAGCCACACACAGGAGGATGATGGCGTTGGCGTTGACAACGTTCCTCCATAAAGGCTTCTCAGTGGTGTCTGTCAGCTGCTTCTGCAGCTCCGCCTGCTCCTCTGGACTCAACTTCGGGGCTGTTTGCTTCTCCAGGCCGCAGAAGGACATCACCACCTTCTTGCACAAGCCTGGTTCCTCCTCGGGCTCTGTGATGGATGAGACAAAGGCGATGAAGAAAATCTGCTTGTCTGTCTGCATATGTTTATTTTGTACATCTGCTGCTTACCTTCTATGTCCATATTGTTGGACTCTTGGTTATCAATCCAGTCATCCTGTTCAAGGTCCACCCTCTCCTCGGTACAGTTCCTTAGGCTCCAGCACAGTCGATACAACTAGAGCAACAGAGCAACAGAGCAACACGACACGTGGGTTGAAACAAATTATCTGTACAGTTTGTTATTGCATTGTCCTTCAGTAGTGTTTGGGAGATGAATTTTTTTATCCAGCCTTATCTCACTGCTGTCACGTACATGCTTGTCGTCAATGGGTTTGGTCACGAGTGAGAGTCCCACGATGATGATACAGGAGATAACAAACAGGATAATGGAGAAGTAGAGGTAGTGGACTCCACATATGATGGTGGGACAGTTACTGGGGTTAACGCAGCTGCCTGTCCCATAAGCAAATTCAGCAATCATCCTGGACAGGCCGATTAACAGGCCAATTGTGAGGCCATAAAACGCACCCTGAGGAAAGAAAAGGGTATAGGACAAGCTGTGATTAAACTGCTTTATGGTCAGAAGAAACCACATTACAGAAGAAGCAGTAAAAAGAAAGGTGTTGCCAAATACCTTTGACCAGTTACAGTAAGATCATTAAAATGGACTGCATTTTACCACACACAAAAGCCTTTTTACCCATGCTAGAGGCATGGCAACATCTGTTggcccaccactttggtccagactgaactATCTCAATATCTATTGGATGGAGTGTCATGGCATTTGGTAGACATTCATGGTGCCCACAGCAGGAATCCAAATgtctttggtgatcccctgaatTTGCCACCGTGAGATTCACATttttggttttgagtgaaaagtCTATTGGATGCCGAGAGATTTGCTGCTCacattcatgtccccctcaAGATGAATTGTAATCAAAATTTAAagttgtccaatactttggtttccATCACCCTGAGCTGTACTTTGTATTGTGTGCTAATTGTcaagcattagcatgctaaaaaCGCTAAACTAAAATTGTTGGTTAACATAGCAAACATTTTACCTGCTTGCagtaacatcagcatgttaagtTTGTCCTTGTGAGCATGTTAAcgtgctaacattagcaaataGCCCAAAGAACTGCTGTACCTAAAGCCCTGTTTCCACCAAACAGTCCggttcagttcagtttagttTGTTACACATTAGAATGGTTATGTTTGATGAAGAGTAAATACAGCAAAAACTGTATCAAGCAGTGAGGAAAAAAGGTTTTCAGCTCGTTTATATGTCCACAGCTCTTACCATCCAGTAACAACCTCTCCTACATTTAAGAGTGCTGTCTGCAGTGGAAATGCAAAACAGATCTAGTGTTAAGGTACATGTCCATACAGGTTACAGTTCTAAAGGTACTATGCCGAAAGTGTTTGATGGAAACGTGGCTTAAGTACACCCTGAGAGAGCTGCTAGCATGCCTGCAGACAGGCAGTAGATTGCACTTGACTGAAACATTGAAATTAACTGACTtgaaatgtgtaaataaagaaatgattcaAGTGGAAACTTACAGTCTCATTGACACGTTTGCAGAAGATGGCAAGCATGAAGACAGCTGCAACAGGTGGTGTGAGGTAGCTGGTGATGGACTGGATGTAGTCAAAGAGCTGACCACTCTGGGCTGACTGCACCACGGGGATCCATGCTATGCTCACACCAATCAGGCCCAAGATAAACACTCTATATATAATCAAAGATAGTGGCATTAAGGCGGGTAGGAATTATCTCATCATCAGAAATCATATTAAACTGAACCCCCAACGTGTTTTACCTGCCAGCAATCATGAGCTCCCTTTCAGTGGCTGAGCGGCGGATCTTAGTGTAGATGTCCATTGTGAAGAGAGTACTGGCACTGTTGAAGATGGAGGTAAGAGAGCTCATCAGAGAGGCCATCATCACCGACAGCATAAGACCTCGCAGACCTGAAACAGATAGAATAACAGATTAAAATGGGGTAAGATAACTTGACAAAAAAGGCTGCAGTTTGCATTCTCAGCTCACAAGACAAAGGTCTTTAGCCACCCACCATTGGGCATGAGATCCACCACCAGTTTGGGATAAGCGATGTTAGTGCAGCCCACACTGGCACCACAGTATTTTAAACATGCATCTGGATCCACACATGCCACCTCATctagaatgacatgaataagATCAGCAGGATGTTAAGAAAATATTGAATCCACCTTTATGTCTGTGGTAAATTGTGCATGAGCTACAATAATACTTTCAGCCAGTGAGCTTGCTTAAGCTTAAGCCAGTCACATTACAAAGTTAGCACAACACACTCACCAGCATAGAGGATCCTGCTGATCATACCGGGGAAAACCATGAGGAACATGGGCAGCAGCTTCAGGTAGCCACACAAGATGCAGCCTGCCTTAACGTGGGATAAATTCTTGGCTGAGAGGCAGCGCTGGACAATCACCTACAGTAACAAATTGAAAAAGATTAGTAGTGCCATGATACAATCAGTAAACATGATGGATAAATGGATCTAAAAAAGGTTATTGCAGACTTTAAACTTTTCTCTCTATTTTGGGTTCAACTCAAAATATTTGCTTATTGAAGTATTCTTCTCTGTTAACTGAGCAGGGATCAAGGCTGACTATAATGTGTTTATCTCTGTGCAGGATATCAACATTTCAATTAGCATCTTTGCTGAGATCCAGCAATAGTCTGCCTGTTAATCTTATCTCAGTCTCTGGGAGTGCATTAAGGTCTAACTAAAAGCATGTCTCTCCTCGTACAGCAGGCCACCTAACGTTGCTT contains:
- the slc5a1 gene encoding sodium/glucose cotransporter 1 isoform X2, translated to MPEYLKKRFGGQRIRIYLSVLSLALYVFTKISADMFSGAIFINQALGLNIYLAVVMLLLITALYTVTGGLAAVIYTDTLQTIIMVVGSFILMGFAFNEVGGYESFQEKYMKAVPSMTTNISASCYEPRADSFHIFRNAITGDLPWPGLVFGLTIQAMWYWCTDQVIVQRCLSAKNLSHVKAGCILCGYLKLLPMFLMVFPGMISRILYADEVACVDPDACLKYCGASVGCTNIAYPKLVVDLMPNGLRGLMLSVMMASLMSSLTSIFNSASTLFTMDIYTKIRRSATERELMIAGRVFILGLIGVSIAWIPVVQSAQSGQLFDYIQSITSYLTPPVAAVFMLAIFCKRVNETGAFYGLTIGLLIGLSRMIAEFAYGTGSCVNPSNCPTIICGVHYLYFSIILFVISCIIIVGLSLVTKPIDDKHLYRLCWSLRNCTEERVDLEQDDWIDNQESNNMDIEEPEEEPGLCKKVVMSFCGLEKQTAPKLSPEEQAELQKQLTDTTEKPLWRNVVNANAIILLCVAVFLHGFYG
- the slc5a1 gene encoding sodium/glucose cotransporter 1 isoform X1; this encodes MPEYLKKRFGGQRIRIYLSVLSLALYVFTKISADMFSGAIFINQALGLNIYLAVVMLLLITALYTVTGGLAAVIYTDTLQTIIMVVGSFILMGFAFNEVGGYESFQEKYMKAVPSMTTNISASCYEPRADSFHIFRNAITGDLPWPGLVFGLTIQAMWYWCTDQVIVQRCLSAKNLSHVKAGCILCGYLKLLPMFLMVFPGMISRILYADEVACVDPDACLKYCGASVGCTNIAYPKLVVDLMPNGLRGLMLSVMMASLMSSLTSIFNSASTLFTMDIYTKIRRSATERELMIAGRVFILGLIGVSIAWIPVVQSAQSGQLFDYIQSITSYLTPPVAAVFMLAIFCKRVNETGAFYGLTIGLLIGLSRMIAEFAYGTGSCVNPSNCPTIICGVHYLYFSIILFVISCIIIVGLSLVTKPIDDKHLYRLCWSLRNCTEERVDLEQDDWIDNQESNNMDIEDKQIFFIAFVSSITEPEEEPGLCKKVVMSFCGLEKQTAPKLSPEEQAELQKQLTDTTEKPLWRNVVNANAIILLCVAVFLHGFYG